In Glycine soja cultivar W05 chromosome 10, ASM419377v2, whole genome shotgun sequence, the genomic stretch AACTCCTTTCACGGTGAGGTTCCGTTTTACATTGGTGGTTTTCTTAATCTGGAAGAGGTTACTTTGTCTAGAAACAACCTTAGTGGTAAAATCCCCGCGAGTTTGGGGTTGCTGAGGAAGAATCTCAAGGTTCTTGATCTCAGTGGGAATAACCTCTCACAATGTCTCCCTCACTCGCTTGGTAATCTTTCCCAGCTTTTGAAGCTCGACTTGAGCTTCAATGCGTTTGGTTGCAGAATCCCTGAGAACTTGAGAGGGTTGCAGAGTTTGCATTTTTTGGATTTAAGCTTCAACCGGTTCGGTAGTTTTGGGGTTCCTATGTTGTTGGGGGAGATTCCAACGTTGAAGGAAGTGTACCTGAGTGGGAATTTTCTCTCTGGGGTGATTCCTGATATATGGGAAAATCTCGGGGGTGTTGAAAAATTAGGTTTTTCAGAGATGGGTCTGGTTGGGAATATCCCTGCTTCAATGGGGGTTCATTTGAAGAAACTGAGATATATTGGGCTTGATAACAATAACCTTGATGGGTCTGTGCCTTATGGCCTTTTGCAGTATGCTAGTGAGATCAATTTGGAGAACAACAAATTGAGTGGGAGAGTGGAATTgttctcaacaacaacaaaagtagGACAAAAGGTGAAGCTTGCAGGGAACAAAGGACTGTGTGTGGACAACAAAGTTGTTGGTGGTGGTGTCTTGGGTCAACAACAACTGAAAGCCTGCAAGAAAACTGATGTTCCTGATGCTGTCGTTTTCAGTGGGGCTTCTTCTCTGCTGCTGGGTTTTGATTCTCTCGCTGGGGTGGTGGTTGTTGTCTTCTTTGTCTTCATCTTCACGGGATTTTGAAGGTTTAGTTATTCGTGTAGAGAGAATAGGTTTTTGTCTTTTAGACTCTCATGGGGAAGGTGTGTTCTTTTTTACCAGTAAAACAAcaacagaaagaaagagagtgCAAACAGACATGTTTATTCTGACTAGGAAAAAGGTTTTTTTCAATTAACAAGTGTAAAGTGCAAGTGACAGTGTTGGGGGAAGAAATATGCTTAGAGAGTGTTGAGGGGAAActgttaattaattactttattcaaagttgaatatatatgttatttatttagttcGTCATTTAACTTCTTGCTAGCTACTTAACCTTTGGTTCCTtctggtttttatttttatcaccaTTATTGATATAAGTgttcttcaattttattaatgataaattttttatggagaatcttaattaattatttttaacgaattttattttttaatcatattttttttattcataaaacttaaatttaagattttatcTAAAGAGATAAAGTCTAAGCgacaaattattgatatttattaGAGTTTTAATTCACTTAATTTTCATTAGCTGCGTTACATAGTTGAGTTTCTTCTAATATAATTGTTGTATGCACAATCGTTTATTTGATGGATGATCGAGGTGTATACGTAAGTAATTTACTTTTGATGGATGATCGAGGTGTATACGTAAGTAATTTACTTTTGATGGATgcataatcaatcaatcaaacaatTATTCTTTGATGGATGAGGTCATTGTGAGGTGCACATCTTAAGTTTGCTATCCTCTGCAGATTGTATACTAGTAATTACGTATTTTGATAAGTTACGACTAACAATAATAATCGGAGAATTGGATCATGTGAAGGGGTTTAGAAGTATAGTGTGGGTTGATTGATCCATAGAGGGAGGAAGAAGAAtcagtggttaaagagaaggaAGTGATAATTGATTCTTAAACATTGGAGCAGCATGCTAAGCTAGGCATTCTATAATTCGCAATGACACTGACAGAAGCAATGTGAAAATATTCGTACGATGATGAACTTTGAGATGCTAGAATCCATTAATATCTAAATTGGCATTGCATgggcatgcatgcatgcatgctaGCTAGAATAGAATACTAGCATAGTATTATTCCGATCTCATTTAATGTGTGTGTCTATTCTTATTATATTCTACCCTGACAACGCGTTAGGTAATTATTGCacttttgttcattttaatGCGTAAGATTCTTTCCCTAAACTAAAAATGGAATATCGTGACAGttctaaagataaaatttcatCATAAACCAAAAGCCTCGTATTAGAAATTGTGTATTAAAGCGAACCGGTAGAAATGGGTGGATGTAATAAGTATTTGAAATTATGAAGCAAATATTAAGGAATGGAAATAATAATCTGAGAGTTTAGAATTTAGAATGAAGTGGTAAATCCAAAGTGTAGTTAAGACTTCTTAATATacctaaaaatatgaatttattaaaCTTTCATTTGCCTTTGATGTTGAACAATTGAAAAACTTAACGGTACACCAAGAGTATTTCGTAAGTAACAAGTATATAATTGTTAATCTCTTTTCGtgtagaaattttttattgctCCTGATAAAACTTTTGTCCTATATAATTAAGAATTGAACCTTAATCGGCATATATTTAAAAGACAATTACAGATTTATGGATATTCTTTATGTTTCGCATGTATAATCCTTCCATCAAAATGAAAATCTTGTAATTTATCTCTCAAACAAACTATtatgaaaactataaaatgaaCAAGTTGCACTGAtatataaaagaacaaaaaagattatcaaattaagaaaatgacataaaatataaatattgaaaatcgggtagaaaaggaaggaagtgttCTAGTTTGAAGAATGATCTATACAACACTCTAACTAATAGGATGAAATAAGAGCAAGATTATTTCAAGATATCTTGATCATTTTCTTCACAGGGCATTGGTTTGTTCCTAGGCTTGGATTGGATCGGGGATCCGGATTCTGAAGTGGGTTGGGCTTTGGATCTCAATTTGGATGACCTGCCACTAGAATTCTCCTTTGGCTTATGGCGACGAGACTTTTTAGGAATATCGGGTACTGTTAGGGTTGGAGGCGGGTGATCCATGGATACGGGTATTCGGGTCGGGATGGATTCTTCTTTGGGCTTGTTCGATGACTTTCTTGGTTTGTTTGACTTTTCCCACGATGGAGAACCACTTACTCCACCCGTTGACTGCCTTTTAGATGCCTTGCCCAAATCCCGAGTATTTCTTCTCCTTGACTCTATCAATAACATTTTTAGCCAACAAAATTCAATCAATTCCAACTTTGTTGTTTTCTCATATTCTttcaacaatttaaatttactcaaatcatacaaatttactctctggtctAATCATTCATGTATGTACACTAAGAGtaagtgcttttttttttattattatatgtatctCTTAACTTATTAggtcaaaaattaatttcatttatgaTACGTGATTATTAATGTTTTAAGGAAATTTTGTAATGAAATTTTAGACTGACATGTTAATCCTTTACAAATATGTTTggaatattgtaaaaaaaatgatatgttaATCCTTTACAAATGTATTTggaatattgtaaaaaaaatgaatgttctTATATttcaatgataaaagaaattaatattggATGAATGTTTAGTTTAGTAGACCTCCACGAATTTCAACAATGgattaactaatttaaaaactatacttggcataatttctaattaattgagaTTCCAAACTTTGTATGGTTTGATTAAACACTGCTTTTCCATCATCTTTAACTTTTATTAGGATAGAGTCACTTACATGGGGACAAAGTTATTacgagtttaattttattaccaATCTAAAACAActattatagaaaataatacaataattaaaCTCAATTATTTGTACCTTCAGAGACCCATTTGGCACTGTGCTGTCCTTTATTTTGAACATCTAGAGGTACTGATGAAAATCCTGGAGCAGTTTTAAACTCTTTCAACTGAAAATAACAGTCACAACAAGCCCCCCAAAGGCTTTATTTCGTGAAGGAAAATCAACAtaagcataaaaacaaaagcATTCATGTATGTTAGGTAACTAATTAAGTAATCAATAGTACATTCTACTAGAtcgaatattaatattaattattaacagtcaagaaattaagaaatttgAGAATTACCCAGCTGGGTAAGTTTACAGAGGATTCATCCCGCATAGACCCTATGTGAGCCACGTGCTCTACATCCGTGGGAAATCCAATCTGTATTTCttgttctttttcattctctgccaagtcacatatttttttattagcataaaaggaagaaagaaaagagaaaataataataagtattttattaactagtgtccttaaatattgattaagaaactaaaaacataaaatatttatcatagaaaaacgtaaaaaaaaaaaaacatcaacaacACAATTTTAAGGATTTATAATAGGAAATTGTATCAAGGAAagacttaattaaattttagtatttacTTACCAAATATTTGAGTTAGGTATCTAAAGCCTTTAAGAATGCCCTTCACCTTGTTGCCGGACATGCTCAACTCAACAAATGCGATGTGTTTGAATTCTCTTTTGACGAACTACAAAGTCGtacttataattaaataaccttatgtAAAACCGGAAGATGAGAATCCAACAATGACTTTGAGACCCACAACGAAACAAGTTAATTTTCTTTGTTGAACATTCAACAATATGTGTACATTGGAATTGAACAAATAGTCCTGAGAGAACTCATCAAAGGATGATTAGAGGAATTCGTGTATTTGGTTTCTTCTTAGTGCGTGCAAATATGGTTTTCAGCTTCTTTTGGCAATTGAAGAAAGAGAATAATAATGGTTCAAAAACTTGGGGCAGTTTTTGACAAATGTGTAATGAAGGTGGCAGTGGTGAGAAAAGGGTTGAATCTAACTAACATGTCCTGTTTAAAGAATGCCCATCTTTGATTTACTTGAATTGTTGGTTGGTTGGTTTTCCCACACAATCAAAGCCAGAAAGCTGATCGAAATTTTAGGTGTGACATGAGAAGTACATATAAAGGAAAATTAAGGGAGTCCAATTTGAAGGTGCTAAATTTAGGAAGGGTTTAATAGGTGCTTGGATGTTGCTCATTCCTAATTTAATGGAAGCAAAATAACTGGAATGGTCCTATTTCCTTtggataataatttatttattttttgaaaaggcCAAAATAATTCCATTGTATAATTATCCTTACATAtgccacaatatatatatatatatatatatatatatatatatatatatatatatatatatatatatatatatatatatatatatatatatatatataatacagcCATACCTCATGAATAATGTTTTTCAATGTACTTCATATCACAGATAAATATCGGAGTTTATGTGCATAATCTAAGAAACTTTGACGCTATAAATCAGGATTTTGCTAGTTACATTAGTCATTCACCCATGTCAATATGGTTCTAGACTAGGAGCCATATTgttgtttttctcaaaataaaattaataagttcAACTCCATGTACCCCTTATTGGCTATTACTCCTAACGTCCGTTATTATTTGGCCATATATGTAGAATAGGGGGTTGTTAACCGTTGTTTGGGTCGAGCTCAAACCTTAGGCATGAAGACCTTTTCATAATATTTGGTAAGCTTCATAGCTCAACCTAGACAAGGCCGAGTTTACAAGCAAAAAGTTGGGAAACCAACAGAACGCTTCACGTATCACACACTCACGTGGGAAGCAATTATCCCCTATTTGTAAACTACCCTCTCATATGATATGTGATATACACAGAGAAATATTATTATacgaaaatgattattttatgtgaaaataaaaacgaTTCATCacttgttaaattaaaataaaaaggttaacattaaaatattttaaattcaaattaaaattttatttaactataaaatttctataaaatttatcaaataaaaaatcaaatatcttaaactttaatttatcatcttaaaatatctcaaatttattattatcactatcaagactatttcCGTCACAACTGTTATGGTTGTCACCGCAACTAACATCATAATCGTCAACTATCGCCACCGATGTGATTGTCGTTAtgataacttctttttttttttactaacattGTCACTGTCATCGCTGTCACCACCGGAACttgacataaaataattttttttaataaaggacacaaattaaaattttaagatatttgattttatatttgataaatcTTTTAGAGATggttaaataaagttttaatttaaatttaaaatattttaatcttgatctttcattttaatctaaCAATTGAGATTGatcatttttattcttacaTAACATCATCATTCTCatgtgtaatata encodes the following:
- the LOC114369132 gene encoding piriformospora indica-insensitive protein 2-like, with amino-acid sequence MCGSHVLWTMMFSFVIVTSTFFSLSHQQQQQQQPLDPSEQNALYDVLHSLNPTIPWRNLFPDDLCLSAPHGVVCDFPTHQNETPHVVELSFGYVSDETPNPPCSLNATLNNPLISTSFPYLRKLFFYNCFNKTLPPPLSLPSSLEELVFINNPSFVAALDTFLQNLTSLRRLILIGNSFHGEVPFYIGGFLNLEEVTLSRNNLSGKIPASLGLLRKNLKVLDLSGNNLSQCLPHSLGNLSQLLKLDLSFNAFGCRIPENLRGLQSLHFLDLSFNRFGSFGVPMLLGEIPTLKEVYLSGNFLSGVIPDIWENLGGVEKLGFSEMGLVGNIPASMGVHLKKLRYIGLDNNNLDGSVPYGLLQYASEINLENNKLSGRVELFSTTTKVGQKVKLAGNKGLCVDNKVVGGGVLGQQQLKACKKTDVPDAVVFSGASSLLLGFDSLAGVVVVVFFVFIFTGF